The following proteins come from a genomic window of Aquimarina sp. MAR_2010_214:
- a CDS encoding 4'-phosphopantetheinyl transferase superfamily protein, whose product MPLYKTITVDQSTNVLIWKIEESYEALCQGIELTPHCQNRVDNMKSDMHRRGFMSVRHLLAVFGYTDHDLYYDEFGKPHLKDGKQISITHSYEFAGIIISDKLVGIDIEKQREKIHKIAHKFVNEFENDSLEKQNLDKTRALTIIWGTKESLYKLYATAGLSFEQHIFISPFTLEYPFVYGAVNYKDEITHYDMAFIEFEGFTCVYALPASEI is encoded by the coding sequence ATGCCTCTTTACAAAACTATAACAGTAGATCAAAGTACTAATGTGTTGATTTGGAAGATTGAAGAGTCTTATGAAGCTCTCTGTCAGGGAATAGAATTAACACCACATTGCCAGAATAGAGTAGATAATATGAAATCTGATATGCATCGCAGAGGTTTTATGAGCGTTCGACATCTGCTGGCTGTATTTGGATACACAGATCATGATCTATACTACGATGAATTTGGAAAACCACATCTTAAAGATGGAAAACAAATCTCAATTACTCATTCCTACGAATTTGCAGGAATCATAATTAGTGATAAACTTGTTGGAATCGATATCGAAAAACAAAGAGAAAAGATTCATAAAATTGCGCATAAGTTTGTGAATGAATTTGAGAATGATTCTTTAGAAAAACAAAACCTGGATAAAACTCGTGCATTAACTATAATTTGGGGAACCAAAGAATCTTTGTACAAGTTATATGCAACGGCAGGTTTGAGTTTTGAGCAACATATTTTTATTTCTCCTTTTACACTAGAATACCCATTTGTGTATGGTGCTGTTAATTATAAAGATGAAATAACCCATTATGATATGGCATTTATAGAATTTGAAGGGTTTACCTGCGTATATGCTTTACCAGCTTCTGAAATATAA